Proteins encoded together in one Cydia pomonella isolate Wapato2018A chromosome 10, ilCydPomo1, whole genome shotgun sequence window:
- the LOC133522039 gene encoding large ribosomal subunit protein mL62: MAFTPLRVGFMQKIVQNAFYTTMMKRPLAYKSAISLETLYPNSSLKLSTPSFNADPKEKFSGFIPMEKLDITYSASSGPGGQNVNKVHTKVDLRFKLSEADWLHPEVKEKMLELHGKKLSKEGYLIIRSDATRSQQLNLADCLQKLRTLLRDAAVTQQTPSPDTLEKVRQRHLKAARMRVALKREDAAKRAQRQPPTVVDL, from the exons ATGGCGTTCACCCCGTTGAGAGTGGGTTTCATGCAAAAAATTGTTCAGAATGCATTCTATACTACTATGATGAAACGACCATTGGCTTACAAAAGCGCTATTTCTTTGGAGACATTGTACCCGAACAGTTCTTTAAAACTCAGCACTCCGTCGTTT AATGCTGACCCAAAGGAGAAATTCTCCGGTTTCATCCCCATGGAGAAACTGGACATCACATACAGTGCCAGCTCTGGGCCGGGGGGACAGAATGTTAACAAA GTGCATACCAAGGTTGACCTGAGATTCAAACTGAGTGAAGCAGACTGGCTGCACCCAGAAGTGAAGGAAAAGATGCTAGAATTG CATGGGAAGAAACTATCCAAAGAAGGGTACCTGATCATCCGCTCGGATGCCACGCGCTCGCAGCAGCTCAACTTAGCAGACTGTCTCCAGAAACTTCGTACTCTTCTGAGAGATGCTGCTGTCACGCAGCAGACGCCTTCGCCGGATACTCTCGAGAAAGTTAGGCAGAG GCACCTGAAGGCAGCGCGTATGCGAGTGGCACTGAAGCGAGAGGACGCAGCGAAGCGCGCGCAGAGGCAGCCGCCGACCGTCGTCGACTTATGA